A single Sulfurimonas aquatica DNA region contains:
- a CDS encoding PAS domain S-box protein — translation MNLNKLKTLSTSIFISFLIISIIPLSIVSWISYSDSVKNIEQLKKNKLENRAAQNVDFITSLFKNTKENLLSWAGYEGTQEFMQKLNSEVFQSKLTAKEFVLSDKYKSMKQIKENTLKQLNESYDYIYDTFLIDTAGNILYTVKRESDLGENLSTGIYSSTLFAQVFRASRRDKKTYFSDIERYTPSGGDIAGFICTPMITNAGKVIGYIAVQIDLASMFNRFRNIKDEESGIKHYLVGSDSLLRTSLNNHDEVLKRAINTEQFWLWYNKYGIEKNKNPKMKEELLSYMGPDGTKVLGLYYPISILGKNWVHISEIDASLFYKDSHELMKNILGLMILTVLLIVVLSLWIAKRITSPIAYLNNQAHRYIKGEKSVSLLLNSKDEIGQLSDTFHTMMKQQQEHEKELERLLESLKFQKFALDVHAIVAITNTQGDILYANKQFEEISGYTQNELLGANHRILNSGHHPLSFWKEMYEEIKNGNIWHGVVKNRAKDGSYYWVDTTVLPFMGSNSKVEQYIAIRTDITHQKEIEKNILENANLQNAMFDNAGISIIITDTQGLIQSFNKEAENLLGYKAEELVGKETLAIFHKVNEIVSMSKQLSKCFGVEIEPGFGVFVEEANRGLASIHEWTYVHKDSSEFPVTIAVTAFYGESNAILGYVGMVHDIRLFKEAQQKIIDAKDAAESSERAKSEFLASMSHELRTPLTAILGFTNILESKVTDETHLSYAKHIASSSQQLLTLVNDILDISKIQSGKFRISPYSFHAHSEFTKLSLGLESLVEKKKLHFEKDFDESIKLVLYGDLTRINQVITNLLSNAIKFTPQKGSIGLAIHYSDGKLIVEVRDTGIGMNEDALSRIFKPFEQADGSTTRKYGGSGLGLTIVQKIIELMDGRLETKSKEGEGTTFKVTLPIPLSDEEIEEDSTEEGNQNSKFQGNILVAEDNKTNQILIRLLLEERGLCCDFADNGQIVVEMYDPRKYDLLFMDENMTLMNGTEAFKIIKNRYKDKCGPIVALTANAISGDREKFISIGMDDYISKPIDEQRLYEVLSRYTTVMKF, via the coding sequence GTGAATTTAAATAAATTAAAAACCTTATCTACGTCTATCTTTATATCGTTTTTAATAATTTCTATCATCCCCTTAAGTATAGTCTCTTGGATTTCATATAGCGATTCTGTAAAAAATATAGAGCAATTAAAAAAAAATAAGCTAGAAAACAGAGCCGCCCAAAACGTCGACTTTATAACAAGCCTTTTTAAAAATACAAAAGAAAACTTACTCTCATGGGCAGGGTATGAGGGTACTCAAGAGTTTATGCAAAAGCTTAATAGTGAAGTTTTTCAAAGTAAACTAACAGCTAAAGAGTTTGTTTTAAGCGATAAGTATAAGAGTATGAAACAGATCAAAGAGAATACGCTAAAGCAACTCAATGAAAGTTATGACTATATATATGATACCTTTTTAATAGACACTGCAGGAAACATCCTATACACAGTCAAAAGAGAGAGCGATCTTGGGGAAAACTTAAGTACGGGGATTTACTCTAGTACGCTTTTTGCACAGGTATTTCGGGCTTCAAGAAGGGATAAAAAAACATACTTTTCCGATATTGAGCGTTACACACCGAGTGGTGGAGATATAGCTGGCTTTATCTGTACACCTATGATAACTAACGCAGGGAAGGTTATTGGCTACATAGCTGTGCAGATAGATCTGGCCTCTATGTTTAACAGGTTTCGTAACATAAAAGATGAAGAGAGTGGGATAAAACACTACCTAGTTGGTTCAGACTCTCTCTTGCGTACAAGTTTAAACAATCATGATGAAGTTTTAAAACGAGCTATAAATACAGAGCAGTTTTGGTTATGGTATAACAAGTACGGCATTGAAAAAAACAAAAATCCAAAGATGAAAGAAGAGCTTCTCTCCTACATGGGCCCAGATGGGACAAAGGTTTTGGGTCTATATTATCCAATCAGTATACTTGGGAAAAACTGGGTTCACATTAGTGAGATTGATGCAAGTCTGTTTTATAAAGATTCTCATGAGTTGATGAAAAACATTTTAGGACTTATGATACTTACTGTTTTGCTTATTGTTGTGTTGTCTTTATGGATAGCTAAACGCATAACGTCTCCCATAGCCTATCTAAACAACCAAGCACACAGATATATAAAGGGTGAAAAGTCTGTTAGTCTACTACTTAACTCTAAAGATGAGATTGGACAGCTTTCAGATACTTTTCACACCATGATGAAGCAACAACAAGAGCATGAGAAGGAGCTTGAAAGATTACTTGAGAGTTTAAAATTTCAAAAGTTTGCTCTAGATGTACATGCTATAGTTGCTATAACAAACACACAGGGCGATATTCTCTATGCTAACAAACAGTTTGAAGAGATTAGCGGTTATACTCAAAATGAACTTCTTGGAGCAAACCATAGAATTCTCAACTCTGGACACCATCCATTAAGCTTTTGGAAAGAGATGTATGAAGAGATTAAAAATGGAAATATTTGGCATGGCGTTGTTAAAAACAGAGCTAAAGATGGAAGTTACTATTGGGTAGATACAACGGTTCTTCCATTTATGGGAAGTAATTCTAAAGTAGAGCAGTATATTGCCATTAGGACAGATATAACGCACCAAAAAGAGATAGAAAAAAATATTTTAGAGAACGCAAACTTACAAAACGCCATGTTTGATAATGCTGGAATAAGCATCATTATTACAGATACACAAGGATTAATCCAATCCTTTAACAAAGAAGCGGAAAATCTACTTGGTTACAAAGCAGAGGAGCTTGTAGGTAAAGAAACTCTCGCTATTTTTCATAAGGTGAACGAGATTGTCTCCATGTCAAAACAACTCTCTAAATGCTTTGGAGTAGAGATAGAACCCGGTTTTGGTGTTTTTGTAGAAGAAGCAAACAGAGGGCTTGCTAGCATACATGAGTGGACATATGTACATAAAGATAGTAGTGAGTTTCCTGTTACCATAGCTGTCACAGCTTTTTATGGAGAGAGTAATGCCATACTTGGTTATGTGGGGATGGTTCACGATATAAGACTCTTTAAAGAGGCACAACAGAAGATTATAGATGCTAAAGATGCAGCAGAGTCGTCAGAGAGAGCCAAGTCGGAGTTTTTAGCGTCTATGAGTCATGAACTTCGAACTCCTCTAACAGCTATTTTAGGCTTTACGAATATACTGGAGTCTAAAGTCACAGATGAGACCCATCTCTCTTATGCTAAGCATATCGCTTCAAGTTCTCAGCAGCTGCTTACCTTAGTAAATGACATCTTAGATATCTCAAAAATTCAAAGTGGAAAATTTAGAATCTCTCCATATAGTTTTCATGCTCACTCAGAGTTTACAAAGCTATCGCTAGGACTAGAATCTTTAGTAGAGAAGAAAAAGTTGCACTTTGAAAAAGATTTCGATGAGAGTATAAAGTTAGTTCTTTATGGAGACCTCACAAGAATAAATCAGGTTATAACCAACTTACTCTCAAACGCGATCAAGTTTACACCTCAAAAGGGCAGTATTGGCTTAGCTATTCATTACTCCGATGGCAAATTAATAGTAGAAGTCAGAGATACCGGCATAGGTATGAATGAAGACGCCCTAAGTAGAATCTTTAAGCCTTTTGAGCAAGCGGATGGAAGCACAACAAGAAAGTATGGAGGAAGCGGTCTTGGCTTGACCATCGTACAAAAAATAATAGAGTTAATGGATGGCAGATTAGAGACTAAGAGTAAAGAGGGAGAAGGAACAACTTTCAAAGTAACACTTCCCATCCCTTTAAGTGATGAAGAGATAGAAGAAGATAGTACTGAAGAAGGGAATCAAAACAGTAAATTTCAAGGAAACATCCTCGTAGCGGAGGACAATAAAACAAATCAGATTTTAATACGGCTACTTCTAGAGGAGAGAGGTCTCTGCTGCGATTTTGCAGATAATGGGCAAATTGTAGTAGAGATGTATGATCCTCGGAAGTATGATTTACTTTTTATGGATGAGAATATGACACTAATGAATGGTACAGAGGCATTTAAAATTATTAAAAACAGATATAAAGATAAGTGCGGTCCTATTGTTGCACTGACTGCAAATGCAATCTCTGGGGATAGAGAGAAGTTTATAAGTATTGGGATGGATGATTATATCTCTAAGCCTATAGATGAGCAGAGACTCTATGAAGTTTTGAGTAGATATACGACTGTTATGAAATTCTAA
- a CDS encoding HD domain-containing phosphohydrolase, giving the protein MLEHRDMLNGLTKKSSLQEKLINIHHSLSDRFPFVVRIAVAVYDHKTKVLKTFLHSSAEENPLEHYQSLLDNAPSLKSILKSAKPRVINDLLELEEITHEHTKKINAQGYRASYTLPIYNEGQFVGFLFFNADKKDVFNEEVLNELDLYAHIISLYVVNEFGAIETMNAAIKTTGNLSHIRDPETGKHLDRMSHYSRIIAKELADKYDLDDNYIEHIFMFAPLHDIGKIGIPDSILLKPAALNSDEMAVMQTHASIGSEMVSDLLQNFGLSSFEHVDVLHNIAMHHHEAVDGSGYPKGIKGNEIPLEARIIAVADVFDALTSKRCYKEAWSNEEAIETLIKLADVTLDKDCVNALVKNITDIEEVQIRFKE; this is encoded by the coding sequence ATGCTTGAACATAGAGATATGTTGAATGGACTCACAAAAAAGAGTTCTCTGCAAGAAAAGTTAATAAATATTCATCACTCGCTAAGTGACAGGTTCCCTTTTGTGGTGCGTATAGCAGTAGCAGTTTATGATCATAAAACAAAAGTTTTAAAGACTTTTTTACATAGTAGTGCAGAAGAGAACCCACTAGAGCACTACCAATCCTTACTCGATAATGCTCCTTCTCTAAAAAGCATCCTTAAAAGTGCTAAGCCTCGCGTTATAAACGACTTGCTTGAACTTGAAGAGATAACGCATGAGCATACCAAAAAGATAAATGCTCAAGGCTACAGAGCTAGCTATACTCTTCCAATATATAACGAGGGCCAATTTGTAGGTTTTTTGTTTTTTAACGCGGATAAAAAAGATGTGTTTAATGAGGAGGTACTTAATGAACTAGATCTTTATGCACATATTATCTCACTTTATGTAGTCAACGAGTTTGGCGCAATAGAGACCATGAACGCAGCTATAAAAACAACAGGGAACCTTTCTCATATTAGGGATCCAGAGACAGGCAAACACCTTGATAGAATGTCTCACTATAGCAGGATAATAGCTAAAGAGTTGGCAGATAAATACGATCTCGATGATAACTACATAGAGCACATATTTATGTTTGCTCCCCTGCATGATATCGGAAAAATAGGAATTCCCGATAGCATACTCTTAAAGCCAGCCGCTTTAAACTCTGATGAAATGGCTGTAATGCAAACACATGCTAGTATAGGAAGTGAAATGGTTTCTGACCTTTTACAGAACTTTGGACTTAGCAGTTTTGAGCATGTAGACGTACTGCATAACATTGCTATGCATCATCATGAAGCCGTAGATGGCTCAGGATACCCTAAGGGAATCAAAGGCAATGAAATTCCTCTTGAAGCACGCATTATCGCCGTTGCCGACGTATTTGACGCTTTGACAAGTAAGAGATGTTATAAAGAAGCTTGGAGCAATGAAGAAGCGATTGAAACATTAATCAAACTAGCAGATGTAACGCTTGATAAAGATTGCGTTAATGCGCTAGTAAAAAATATTACTGATATCGAAGAGGTTCAAATCCGCTTCAAAGAATAA
- a CDS encoding sensor histidine kinase, whose protein sequence is MKYLVTLLLFTLTLFASEPAYLYEDKNSSVTIDYVKENADVIFKSTDDLSKGFSNSAWWLKIDIENPTDEKVDKHLIFEFQLLQKIEAYIIDGKNISTYISGRNLQKNQNNLHAGFNEIEFTMQAHSKKRVFVRIKSDHIIHLQYKLLDTKAAFEYFQNWSITTTLLFSALFFLFVYNFANLIWFKQKIYWYYIVYVFGGIISLLAANNLFTTLFNFGIDDIKFYVFGGMLFYLGLAFFLYELLRDSMPALDVKLHYMIVAIMSVLTIVAIFDSGLANKMFLYGAGLVVTVLFTCIIINALNRQHPLARYILTGWLILSFFLTFFLLSMLGIVGIEYRYFYVYGQIIEGFIFSIIITYQYRFLQVQKKQEQEEIKLAQMGELISMIAHQWRQPLSSISAIASTLTLDISMDNYKKEFFSQRLEDINRLTQHLSSTIDDFRNFFKPNKESIETSLEHVVAKSLDITQELLSNSNIEITTEFNDSINVNVYESELMQVLLNILSNAHDNFIEKKIQNPSLKISTKDNAIIICDNGGGIPEDIISKIFEPYFSTKNEKNGTGLGLYMSKLIIEEHHNGKLSVYNKNGGACFEIIVG, encoded by the coding sequence TTGAAATATCTTGTAACTCTACTTTTATTTACACTAACACTCTTTGCTTCTGAGCCTGCTTACCTCTACGAGGATAAAAACAGCAGCGTTACCATCGATTATGTCAAAGAGAATGCTGACGTTATTTTTAAATCTACTGATGATTTGAGTAAAGGTTTTAGCAATTCAGCTTGGTGGCTAAAAATTGATATAGAAAATCCTACTGATGAGAAGGTAGATAAGCATTTAATATTTGAATTTCAGTTACTTCAAAAGATCGAAGCCTATATAATAGATGGTAAAAATATTTCTACATATATATCAGGAAGAAATCTCCAAAAAAATCAAAATAATCTTCATGCAGGTTTTAATGAAATCGAATTTACAATGCAAGCACATAGTAAAAAAAGGGTATTTGTAAGGATAAAGAGTGACCACATTATCCATCTTCAATACAAGCTATTAGATACAAAAGCCGCATTTGAATATTTTCAAAACTGGAGTATTACTACAACCCTCCTCTTTAGTGCTCTATTTTTCTTATTTGTTTACAATTTTGCTAATTTAATCTGGTTTAAACAGAAAATTTATTGGTACTACATAGTGTATGTCTTTGGTGGAATAATATCTTTGTTAGCAGCTAATAACTTATTTACAACACTGTTTAACTTTGGTATAGATGATATTAAGTTTTATGTATTTGGTGGCATGCTTTTTTATTTAGGACTAGCATTTTTCTTATACGAACTCTTAAGAGATAGTATGCCCGCACTTGATGTGAAGTTACATTATATGATTGTAGCGATTATGTCTGTACTCACAATTGTGGCTATATTTGATAGCGGTTTGGCAAATAAGATGTTTTTATATGGTGCGGGACTTGTTGTTACTGTACTGTTTACCTGTATAATTATTAATGCTTTAAATAGGCAACACCCATTGGCAAGATATATCCTCACAGGGTGGTTAATATTATCATTCTTTCTTACTTTCTTTCTTTTAAGTATGCTAGGAATTGTAGGTATCGAGTATCGTTACTTTTATGTTTATGGGCAGATAATTGAAGGTTTTATCTTTTCTATTATTATTACTTACCAGTATCGTTTTTTACAGGTTCAAAAAAAACAAGAACAAGAAGAGATAAAGTTAGCGCAGATGGGAGAGCTCATATCTATGATTGCCCATCAATGGAGACAACCTCTGAGCTCTATCTCTGCAATTGCAAGTACACTTACCCTTGATATCTCTATGGATAACTATAAAAAAGAGTTTTTTTCACAGAGATTAGAAGATATCAATAGACTAACGCAGCATCTCTCATCCACAATTGATGACTTTAGAAACTTCTTTAAGCCTAATAAAGAGTCGATAGAAACAAGCTTAGAGCATGTTGTTGCAAAAAGCTTAGATATTACACAAGAGTTGTTATCAAATTCAAACATAGAAATCACTACTGAGTTTAACGATAGCATAAATGTGAATGTATATGAGAGCGAGTTGATGCAGGTTCTTTTAAATATTTTAAGTAACGCACATGACAATTTTATAGAAAAAAAGATACAAAACCCATCTCTTAAAATAAGTACAAAAGATAACGCCATAATCATATGTGATAATGGTGGTGGAATCCCTGAGGATATAATAAGTAAGATATTTGAACCCTACTTCTCAACAAAAAATGAAAAGAATGGAACAGGCTTAGGTCTCTATATGTCAAAGTTAATTATAGAAGAGCATCACAATGGTAAACTATCTGTATATAACAAGAATGGCGGTGCGTGTTTCGAAATTATAGTGGGCTAG
- a CDS encoding methyl-accepting chemotaxis protein, translating to MNDDKDLLTALNTNYAVIEFDTKGYILQANSLFLDVMGYTFREIKSKHHRMFCTPDYARTREYRDFWKDLAAGYSQTSEFKRITKEGDIVWLKASYTPVTDEYGNVVKIIKFAQDITSQKLKSSNYESQLNAISKSQAVIEFDLKGIVLDVNENFLKTFSYSRSEVVGKHHSMFCEKSYKNSQEYQIFWQQLNQGKFDTGEYKRLDKNGKTVWIQATYNPILDLQGRPFKVVKFALDITKNKEMILAVEDSAKNLNQSSSNLERVSDNMSAMIHSLHKISEATELSNNITKEAQTKSQSTTQLMSELGRQSKAIGGVVKSISSIAQRTNLLSLNASIEAARAGEAGKGFAVVASEVKALSLQTAAATQEVSQSIVSVQESAELAIEAIASISKIIANMTIISESISSSVHEQSELSNEVSTLMNYSKKDIDHISEAINLISK from the coding sequence ATGAATGACGACAAGGATTTATTAACAGCTTTAAATACCAATTATGCCGTTATTGAATTTGATACTAAAGGTTACATTTTACAGGCCAACTCACTTTTCTTAGATGTAATGGGCTACACTTTTAGAGAGATAAAATCCAAACACCATCGTATGTTTTGTACTCCTGATTATGCTAGAACTCGTGAGTATAGAGATTTTTGGAAAGATTTAGCTGCAGGATACTCTCAAACAAGCGAGTTTAAACGCATCACCAAAGAGGGTGATATCGTTTGGTTAAAAGCCTCTTATACTCCTGTTACAGATGAGTACGGAAATGTCGTGAAGATTATTAAATTTGCTCAAGATATTACTTCTCAAAAATTAAAAAGCTCTAATTACGAGAGTCAGTTGAATGCTATTTCAAAGTCACAAGCCGTCATCGAGTTTGACTTAAAGGGCATCGTCCTAGATGTTAACGAGAACTTTTTAAAAACATTTAGTTACTCAAGGAGTGAAGTAGTTGGCAAGCATCATAGTATGTTTTGTGAAAAATCTTATAAAAATTCTCAAGAGTATCAAATATTTTGGCAACAACTTAACCAAGGAAAGTTTGACACGGGCGAGTACAAACGCCTAGATAAAAATGGTAAAACAGTTTGGATTCAAGCTACATACAACCCTATTTTAGACCTACAAGGTAGGCCCTTTAAGGTAGTCAAGTTTGCTCTAGATATCACTAAAAATAAAGAGATGATTTTAGCAGTAGAAGACTCTGCTAAGAATCTTAATCAATCCTCTTCTAACTTAGAAAGGGTTAGTGACAATATGAGTGCCATGATTCACTCACTCCATAAGATCTCTGAAGCTACTGAACTAAGTAATAATATCACTAAAGAAGCACAAACTAAATCACAAAGCACTACTCAACTTATGTCTGAACTTGGAAGACAATCCAAAGCAATTGGTGGAGTTGTCAAATCCATATCATCTATCGCTCAAAGAACTAATTTACTTTCACTCAATGCTTCTATTGAAGCGGCACGAGCAGGTGAAGCTGGTAAAGGCTTTGCTGTAGTCGCATCTGAAGTAAAAGCTCTTTCTCTACAAACTGCAGCTGCGACGCAAGAGGTGTCTCAAAGTATTGTCTCGGTTCAAGAATCAGCCGAGTTAGCTATCGAAGCTATTGCAAGTATCTCAAAAATCATCGCCAATATGACTATAATCTCTGAATCTATTTCTTCATCAGTCCATGAGCAGAGTGAACTCTCAAATGAAGTCTCAACTCTGATGAACTACTCCAAAAAAGACATCGACCACATTAGTGAAGCTATAAATTTAATTTCTAAGTAA
- a CDS encoding sensor histidine kinase — translation MQTTLLKKLLLFILPLSILPLILMMLFYYMYLHQVLQNEEIKSQKENMTHIATDIKNFLNEPLEFKEHFRHEYINLSKVSIVDKRAKVLVRNFELKESDKIYFSKRLEPLFEKMLKTNEEKIEHDEANKVLIKPIFIDGKITYFIVSNYKHNLDEKFMPINQTFIYISFIIIFTVFIIAIFIIIFSLKILEPLELLMEGIEKISKGDLSHTIKSSSNDEFGVLVNAFNDMRVKSEQMSKDMHKQEVLLVQQSRLAQMGELISMIAHQWRQPLSSITAIVSTLRMDILMGEYKKDFFEERLNSVEVLAQHLSGTIDDFRTFFKADKEVKQTTIQEIVEGSFNIIAPALVANGILIDKPSDDAPIVVNTLENEMKQVLLNILKNAEDALLEKEDANPQIWISYFKEKEFALIMVEDNAGGIPESVIANIFDPYFSTKKAKDGTGLGLYMSKTIVEEHCHGELSVSNSDKGAQFIIKLPIESKS, via the coding sequence ATGCAAACTACCCTTTTAAAGAAACTGCTGCTGTTTATCTTGCCTTTGAGTATTCTTCCTTTGATATTGATGATGCTCTTTTACTATATGTATCTTCATCAAGTACTGCAAAATGAAGAGATAAAGTCGCAAAAAGAGAATATGACCCATATTGCAACTGATATTAAGAATTTTCTAAATGAACCCTTAGAGTTTAAAGAGCATTTTAGGCATGAGTATATTAATCTTAGCAAAGTATCTATTGTTGACAAGAGAGCAAAGGTGCTAGTGAGAAATTTTGAGCTCAAAGAGAGCGACAAGATATATTTTAGCAAGAGACTCGAACCACTCTTTGAAAAGATGCTAAAAACAAATGAAGAGAAGATTGAACATGACGAAGCGAATAAGGTGCTAATAAAACCTATTTTCATTGATGGGAAGATTACCTATTTTATTGTCTCAAATTATAAACACAATCTTGATGAGAAATTTATGCCAATAAATCAGACATTTATATATATCTCATTTATTATTATTTTTACAGTTTTTATCATAGCGATATTTATCATTATCTTTTCGTTAAAGATTTTAGAGCCCCTAGAGTTACTCATGGAAGGGATTGAAAAGATCTCCAAAGGTGATCTCTCTCATACTATAAAAAGCAGTTCAAACGATGAGTTTGGCGTACTTGTAAATGCCTTTAATGATATGAGAGTAAAGAGTGAGCAAATGAGCAAAGATATGCACAAACAAGAGGTCCTTCTTGTTCAGCAGTCTCGTCTAGCACAAATGGGTGAGTTAATCTCTATGATTGCCCATCAATGGAGACAGCCTCTTAGCTCAATCACAGCGATTGTCTCAACTCTGCGTATGGATATTCTCATGGGAGAGTATAAAAAAGATTTTTTTGAAGAGCGTTTGAACTCTGTTGAGGTATTAGCACAACACCTCTCTGGTACTATTGATGATTTTCGTACATTTTTCAAAGCCGATAAAGAAGTTAAGCAGACGACAATCCAAGAGATAGTAGAGGGTAGTTTTAATATTATCGCTCCTGCTTTAGTGGCAAATGGCATATTGATAGATAAGCCATCTGATGATGCTCCCATTGTTGTAAATACTCTTGAAAATGAGATGAAACAAGTTTTATTAAACATCTTAAAAAATGCGGAGGATGCTCTTTTAGAAAAAGAAGATGCAAATCCACAAATCTGGATAAGTTACTTTAAAGAGAAAGAGTTTGCACTCATTATGGTTGAGGATAACGCAGGTGGGATTCCTGAGTCAGTTATAGCAAATATTTTTGACCCTTACTTTAGTACAAAAAAGGCTAAAGATGGCACGGGACTAGGACTATATATGTCAAAAACTATAGTTGAAGAGCATTGTCATGGAGAGCTGTCTGTAAGCAACAGTGATAAGGGTGCACAATTTATTATTAAGTTACCCATAGAGAGTAAGAGCTAA
- a CDS encoding DUF1538 domain-containing protein, with protein MLSISSFLQLLKESFRDLLPIILVIIFFQLAIIQVVPENWLSTTIGLAIVGVGLAVFLLGLEVGIFPVGEGLASDFAHKGSTGWIVIFAFMIGFGTTIAEPALLVIADKAAGISAGRIDAFTLRMVVAFSVGFAIVLGVWRIIKGHPIHYYIITGYIMVVAATAFAPQEIVGLAYDLGGVTTSTVTVPLVAALGIGLASSIKGRNPVLDGFGLIAFASLTPMIFVQFYGIYVYEFIEASQVVIPLAAHTPETAAAFDFSALALLKGLVSVATDVIPILGVILFFQYVILKKPIDNLKEVIIGFTLVIVGLDAFIIGLEMGLFSLGETMALQLTQNDSDIIIYTFAFTIGFSTTMAEPSLTAIARKAKEISDGKVNDFVLRLFVALGVAIGISLGAFRIVNGGEIVYYIMAGYMFVIVLTFMAPKYIVPIAYDSGGVTTSTVTVPLVAALGLGLATNIPGRDPLIDGFGLIAFASLFPMITVMAYGLMTERMGVKGKQEMEAIHLSELRYALEDASNMGLATVHVHGTNKHHSYEMAFSSVHVIIPHDKEEQALLSAKEAGAHGVTIMQAHGMGLEEMDNFYNRLHSDSTDSNMMFITPTKNVDKIIQKLMYDLDLAGEGDGIAYAYPISHLKGLTLKMDDL; from the coding sequence ATGCTAAGTATATCGTCATTTTTGCAACTCCTAAAAGAGTCCTTTCGGGACCTACTTCCCATCATTTTAGTAATTATATTTTTTCAGCTTGCTATCATACAAGTTGTTCCAGAGAACTGGTTAAGCACCACAATTGGTCTTGCTATCGTTGGTGTTGGTCTTGCTGTTTTTCTTCTTGGTCTTGAAGTTGGAATCTTTCCTGTTGGAGAAGGGTTAGCCTCAGATTTTGCACATAAGGGCTCCACTGGCTGGATAGTAATTTTTGCCTTTATGATTGGTTTTGGTACTACTATCGCTGAACCAGCTCTTTTAGTTATTGCTGATAAGGCTGCTGGGATAAGTGCTGGAAGAATAGATGCGTTTACTCTTAGAATGGTTGTTGCCTTCTCTGTTGGTTTTGCCATCGTTCTTGGTGTTTGGAGGATTATAAAGGGTCATCCTATCCACTACTATATCATCACTGGGTATATCATGGTTGTAGCGGCTACTGCCTTTGCACCACAAGAGATAGTTGGACTTGCTTACGACCTTGGTGGCGTTACAACTTCTACCGTGACCGTTCCTCTAGTAGCAGCCCTTGGTATTGGCTTAGCATCTAGTATAAAGGGGAGAAACCCTGTTTTAGATGGTTTTGGTCTTATCGCGTTTGCTTCACTTACACCTATGATTTTCGTTCAGTTTTATGGTATTTATGTATATGAGTTTATAGAGGCTTCTCAGGTAGTTATACCTCTAGCTGCACATACTCCAGAGACTGCTGCTGCCTTTGACTTTAGTGCACTTGCACTTCTTAAAGGTCTAGTAAGTGTTGCAACTGACGTTATTCCAATTCTTGGTGTAATTCTCTTTTTCCAGTATGTGATTCTTAAAAAACCTATAGATAATCTAAAAGAGGTAATCATAGGCTTTACTCTTGTTATTGTTGGTCTTGATGCGTTCATCATTGGTCTTGAGATGGGTCTTTTCTCTCTTGGTGAGACTATGGCTCTGCAACTTACTCAAAATGATAGTGATATTATTATCTACACTTTTGCCTTTACTATTGGATTTTCAACAACTATGGCTGAACCCTCACTCACTGCGATTGCTCGAAAAGCAAAAGAGATTAGTGATGGCAAGGTAAATGACTTTGTGCTTCGTCTGTTTGTAGCACTTGGCGTTGCCATCGGTATCTCTTTAGGTGCTTTTAGAATTGTAAACGGTGGAGAGATAGTTTATTACATCATGGCAGGCTATATGTTCGTTATCGTATTAACATTTATGGCTCCAAAGTACATCGTTCCAATAGCTTATGATAGTGGTGGCGTTACGACCTCTACTGTTACCGTTCCTCTTGTTGCCGCTCTTGGTCTTGGACTTGCTACAAACATACCTGGACGTGACCCACTTATAGATGGTTTTGGACTTATCGCCTTTGCATCGCTTTTTCCTATGATTACTGTTATGGCGTATGGACTCATGACTGAGAGAATGGGAGTGAAAGGTAAGCAAGAGATGGAGGCTATTCATCTTAGTGAGCTTCGTTATGCACTTGAAGATGCAAGCAATATGGGCTTAGCAACAGTTCATGTACATGGGACAAACAAACACCACTCTTATGAGATGGCATTCTCATCTGTACATGTCATAATTCCTCACGATAAAGAAGAACAAGCACTCCTCTCAGCTAAAGAGGCAGGGGCTCATGGCGTTACCATTATGCAAGCTCATGGAATGGGTCTAGAAGAGATGGATAACTTTTATAATAGACTACACTCTGACTCAACCGATTCAAATATGATGTTTATTACCCCTACAAAAAATGTTGATAAAATTATTCAAAAATTGATGTATGATTTAGATTTAGCTGGGGAGGGAGATGGGATAGCTTATGCCTACCCTATATCTCATCTGAAGGGTCTTACTTTAAAAATGGATGACTTATAA